From Rhizobium tumorigenes, the proteins below share one genomic window:
- a CDS encoding acyltransferase family protein has protein sequence MSDKLALAVTKTNELRTQHDKTAVSLASTKGIYRPDIDGLRALAVSIVLIYHTGITGLRGGFIGVDVFFVISGFLITSLLRSDLEQNTFSIVRFYERRVRRIFPALIAVIAVTLAVAPVVLFPVEIRTTALTAITALSSFSNIYLLNSAGYFGADVNSQPLIHTWSLGVEEQFYLAFPLVLAVVGTSRPRKAFWVIAGLALASLIGGILLTTANRDVAYYFPLTRAWELLVGSLLAYRGLPLMPRIFRELGMLAAVVLLLACSLKFHSGLAFPGYYAVIPCLTAAVLIGVGGQGPSIVKSLLSAGPVVWVGKISYSLYLWHWPIFIYYQLARGTALSAPEALGLVAASIVTAYLSWRYIEQPFRERKIAGNRTALFAWAGTAYMILCAGSVLLYSNILTITRGSEADRLASYIDYDDTPTYRRGVCFLLGHLNSLSDYDRDTCLKPSIDKPNLLLVGDSHAADLWSGLHAVLPQENVMQATSSGCKPVIVLKGERGCTDLMQMVFNDFLKTHHPETLVLSARWIASDIPDLVKTIEALRSKAGRIVVFGPIVEYVKPLPRLLAQVAGGRDESLLVSARNFEQVATDEGMAAAVNAAGGSYISTYGLLCPTNGAVCTTEQNGVPLQWDYGHLTAEGSKVVAQQAISSSPDFFKPTSF, from the coding sequence ATGTCCGATAAGTTAGCCCTCGCCGTCACCAAGACGAACGAGCTGAGAACGCAGCATGACAAGACAGCCGTTTCGTTAGCATCAACGAAAGGCATTTATAGACCGGACATCGATGGCTTGCGAGCACTCGCAGTCAGCATAGTGCTGATCTATCATACCGGTATCACGGGCCTCAGAGGAGGCTTCATCGGCGTAGACGTTTTTTTTGTCATCTCTGGCTTCTTGATCACCAGCTTGCTGCGGAGTGATCTCGAACAAAACACTTTTTCGATCGTACGTTTTTATGAGCGTCGCGTTCGCCGGATTTTTCCGGCATTAATTGCCGTTATTGCGGTTACGCTTGCAGTCGCTCCGGTTGTCCTGTTTCCTGTTGAAATACGAACGACGGCGTTGACGGCGATTACCGCGCTGAGTTCGTTCTCCAATATATATCTACTCAATTCTGCCGGCTATTTCGGCGCCGACGTCAATTCCCAGCCGCTCATCCACACTTGGTCGCTGGGCGTCGAGGAGCAATTTTATCTGGCCTTTCCGCTCGTACTGGCTGTGGTCGGTACATCGCGCCCGAGAAAAGCGTTTTGGGTGATCGCCGGCCTAGCGCTTGCCAGCCTTATCGGCGGCATCCTATTGACGACTGCCAACCGTGACGTGGCCTATTATTTTCCGCTGACGCGCGCTTGGGAACTACTGGTCGGCTCGCTGTTGGCGTATCGCGGGTTACCGCTCATGCCCCGCATCTTCCGTGAACTCGGCATGCTAGCAGCGGTTGTCTTATTGCTTGCCTGCAGCTTGAAATTTCACTCTGGGCTCGCGTTTCCTGGCTATTATGCGGTCATCCCCTGCCTTACCGCCGCGGTCCTTATTGGCGTCGGCGGACAGGGCCCTTCGATCGTCAAAAGCCTCCTTTCTGCTGGACCTGTCGTCTGGGTCGGTAAGATCTCCTATTCTCTCTATCTCTGGCATTGGCCGATCTTCATCTACTATCAACTCGCGCGCGGAACGGCCCTATCGGCGCCGGAAGCACTAGGGCTCGTTGCCGCGAGCATCGTCACTGCCTATTTGTCATGGAGATACATAGAGCAGCCATTTCGCGAGCGAAAAATCGCGGGAAACCGTACCGCGCTCTTTGCATGGGCTGGCACCGCTTACATGATACTTTGCGCGGGATCCGTGCTTCTTTATAGCAATATCCTGACAATAACCCGGGGTAGCGAAGCCGACCGGCTGGCGAGCTACATCGACTATGACGATACTCCAACCTACCGCCGCGGTGTTTGCTTCCTGCTCGGCCATTTGAACAGCTTGTCAGACTACGATCGCGACACCTGCCTGAAACCCTCCATCGACAAGCCGAATCTCTTGCTGGTTGGTGATAGCCATGCTGCAGATCTCTGGAGCGGACTGCATGCGGTACTACCGCAGGAAAATGTCATGCAGGCGACATCAAGCGGCTGCAAGCCGGTAATCGTCTTAAAGGGTGAGCGCGGCTGTACGGATTTGATGCAAATGGTGTTCAATGATTTCCTGAAAACCCACCATCCCGAAACTTTAGTTCTGTCTGCGCGCTGGATAGCGAGCGATATTCCAGACCTTGTCAAAACAATCGAAGCGCTCCGCTCCAAAGCGGGACGGATTGTCGTATTCGGGCCCATCGTAGAGTACGTCAAACCGCTTCCCCGCCTCCTTGCGCAAGTCGCCGGTGGCAGGGATGAAAGTCTGTTGGTTTCAGCTCGCAACTTTGAACAAGTTGCTACGGATGAGGGTATGGCAGCAGCAGTCAACGCGGCGGGAGGATCTTATATCTCTACGTACGGTCTTCTCTGCCCGACGAACGGTGCGGTCTGCACCACCGAGCAAAACGGTGTACCATTGCAGTGGGATTACGGGCATCTCACTGCCGAGGGGTCAAAAGTGGTGGCGCAACAGGCAATTTCGAGTAGCCCTGATTTCTTCAAACCAACGTCTTTCTAG